DNA sequence from the Acidothermus cellulolyticus 11B genome:
AGCGCAAGAAAACCGACGCCAATTTGAACGGCCCGACGCTGACGTCTCCTGTCATTGGTGCTCCCCGGTCTCGACGGCGGCATCGGGGAAAAGCCCGCGGCGATGCGTGCCGTCCCAGCCGAGAAGGTTGACCCGGAGCCGGCCCGCGGAGTCCCGGAAGGTTTCGCTCGTCGGTGTCTCACCGGGGCGGGACGCGGGACGGAACGCCCGGATGCCGTGCGGGCCGAGGCCGCCCATGCCGGGACCGCCGTCGCTGTCCAGACTGCAGAACAACTGTTCGTGTTGCGACAGAAGGCGGCCCGCGTCCTCGGCGTGCGCCGGTGGAATGACGTACCGGTCGTCGTACTTGGCAATGGCAAGAAGCCGGTACAGATCGTGCAGTTCGGTTCTCGTCGCGCCGGTCTCGGCGATCTGCTCCTCGTTAACGGGCAGGCCGAGTTGCTCGGCCCGCATCATCGCCCGCATGAGGGCCAGTTTGCGCAGCACGCGCCGGACGACGTCGGTATCACCGGCGGTGAAGAGGTTCGCCAAATATTCCATCGGAATACGCAGCGCATCAATGGCGGCGAAGACCGCGTCGGGGTCCGCTGGATCATAGCCAGCGGCGTGCGCGACGTCCGCGACCGGTGACAGCGGCGGGATGTACCAGACCATCGGCAGGGTGCGGTATTCGGGGTGGAGCGGCAGCGCGACGCGGTGCCGGACCGCCAAGGCATAGGTGGGGGATCGACGCGCACCCTCGATCCAGTCGTCGGGAATGCCCTGGCGGGCCGCCTCGGCCTGGACCTCCGGATCCTCCGGGTCGAGAAAGACCCCGAGCTGTGCTTCATACAGGTTCTTTGGATCGCGGGTCGCCGCTGCCGCGAGGACGCGGTCGGCATCGTAGAGGATGAGACCGAGGTAGCGAAGCCGACCGACACACGTCTCCGCACAGATCGTCGGCTGCCCTGCTTCAATGCGCGGAAAGCAGAGCGTACATTTCTCGGCTTTCCCAGTGCGGTGGTTGAAGTACACCTTCTTGTACGGACAGCCGGAGACGCAGAACCGCCAGCCGCGGCACTTATCCTGATCGACCAGAACGATGCCATCCTCCGCACGCTTGTACATCGCACCGGACGGACATGACGCCACGCAGGATGGATTGAGGCAGTGCTCACAGATTCTCGGCAGGTAGAACATGAAGACCTGCTCGAACTCCATCCGAACCCGTTCCTGCAAGCCGGCGAGGTTGGGGTCGGCCAGTGCCCGCTCCGGTGCACCGGCGAGATCGTCCTCCCAGTTGGCGCCCCACTGCACGGTGACGTCTTTTCCGGTGAGCGCGGAAATCGAGTGCGCGCTCGGATTCGGAGTGCCGAGGGGCGCATCGATGATGTGGCGGTAGTTGTACGTCCACGGTTCGCCGTAGTCATCGATGGTGGGGAGATCGGGGTTGTAGAAGATGCTGAGCAATCGGCGGAGCCGGCTGCCGGACTTCAGTTGAAGCCGGCCTTTCCGGTCCAGCGTCCAGCCGCCGTGCCATTGCTCCTGGTCCTCGTACCGCTTGGGGTAGCCGATTCCCGGCTTCGTCTCGACATTGTTGAAGTACACGTACTCGGTGCCGACCCGGTTCGTCCACACCTGCTTGCAGGTCACCGTGCAGGTGTGACACCCGATGCACTTGTCGAGGTTCATCACCATGGCCATCTGCGCCATGACTCTCATTGGTACGCCACCTCCTGGGACCGCCGCCGGATCACCGTGATTTCGTCACGTTGATTGCCGGTTGGGCCGTAGTAGTTGAAGGCGTAGCTCAGCTGAGCGTAGCCTCCGATGAGGTGCGTGGGCTTGATGACGACGCGGGTCAAGGAATTGTCCGAGCCCCCATGCCAACCGGAGATCTCGGATTTCGGGGTCATGAGGTGCCGGTCCTTGGCGTGGTACATGAAGACCGTTCCCTCCGGCATCCGATGGGTGACCACGGCCCGGGCGACGACGACGCCGTTGCGGTTGTACGCCTCGATCCAGTCGTTGTCGGAGACGCCGATTTTGGCGGCGTCGCGGGGACTCATCCAAATCACCGGGCCGCCGCGGAAAAGGCGGAGCATGTGGAGATTGTCCTGGTATTCCGAGTGGATCGACCACTTCGAGTGCGGTGTCAGGTAGCGCACCGTGATTTCCGGTGTTCCGTCCCCGATCTGCTGGTCGCCGAAGAAGCGGGGATAGTCCAGCGGCGGCCGGTACGCCGGCAACGCCTCGCCGTACGCCTGAATCCAGTCGTGGTCGAGAAAGAAGTGCATGCGGCCGGTCAGGGTGTGCCACGGCTTCTTTCGTTCGACATTGACGACGAACGGTGAATAGCGGCGTCCGCCGGTCTCCGCCCCGGACCACTCCGGCGAGGTGATGACCGCACGCGGCTGCACCTGCGTATCCGCGAACCGGATCTGCTCCTCGGCCCGTTCCGCGGCCAGATCCCGTAACGGCATACCGGTCCGCTCTTCGAGTGCCTGCCAGGCCTGGAGTGCGATGTGACCGTTCGTCGTTCCGGACAGCGCGAGAATCGCTTCGGCGAGGTGGACGTCGCGGGCCAACGACGGGCGGCCGTCCGCGACGCCGCCGCGGATCACGCCGTTCGCCGCCTGCAGGTAAGCCACCGCCTGCCGCGGCGTCCAGGTGATTCCCTTCGCTGACGTTCCGAGCGAGTCGACGAGCGGACCGAGCGCCCGCATCTTCTCGGCAATTGCGCCATAGTCACGCTCGACGGTCACAATTTTCGGCATCGTCCGGCCGGGGACGGGCTCACACTCGCCGCGCCGCCAATCCCGGACGACGCCGCCCGGGGTGGCCAACTCGTCGGGTGTGTCGTGGCCGAGCGGCGCCGCGATGACATCCGTCCGGCGGCCGAGTCGTCCGCCGGCGAGCCGGCTGAAAACCTCTGCGAGCCGGTGAAATATCTCGAAGTCGGTCTTCGCCTCCCACGGTGGTGGGATCGCCGGATTGAACGAATGGACGAACGGATGCATGTCCGTGGTGGAAATGTCGTGCTTTTCGTACCAGGTGGCGGCTGGGAGGACGATGTCGGCGTAGGTGCAGGTGCTCGTCATCCGGAAATCGATGGCGGTGAGGAGGTCGAGTTTCCCCCGGGGCGCGGGATCGCGCCACGTCACGTCGGCCGGCCGCAACGGTGGCGCCGTCTCCTCGGCCCGGACGGCGTCGTCCGTACCGAGCAGATGGCGCATGAAGTACTCCATGCCCTTTCCCGAGGAGCCAAGGAGGTTTGCGCGCCAGACCGTGAGGATGCGAGGGAAATTCACCGGGTCGTCAGGATCTTCGCAGGCGAAGCGGAGCCGGCCGGAACACAATTCCTGCACGACGTAGTCGGAGACCGGGACGCCGGCCCGGGCCGCTTCGTCTGCGAGGTCGAGGCTGTTGCGGTTGAAGGTGGGGAAGGACGGCGTCCAGCCCAGCCGTGCTGCCCGGGCCAGGCAGTCGACGAAGGATGCGCCGCGGAACGTGTCACCGCCCAGCGGGCTGGCGAATTCATCGGCACGGAATGCTTCGTATCGCCATTGATCCGTGTTGAGGTAAAAGAACGACGTACCGGCCATCTGCCGGGCCGGCCGGTTCCAGTCGAGTGCGAACGCCAGTGTCTACCACCCGGTGAGCGGGCGGACTTTCTCCTGGCCGACGTAATGCGCCCACCCCCCTCCGTTGACGCCCTGGCACCCGCAGAGCATCGTCAAGGTGAGGAAGGTCCGATAGATCTGGTCCGAGTGGTACCAATGGTTGGTCCCGGCGCCCATGCAAATCATTGAGCGGCCGCGGGATAGTTCGGCGTTCCGGGCGAATTCGCGGGCGACGCGCACCGCCGCGGCCGCAGGCACTCCGGTGATGCGCTCCTGCCAGGCCGGTGTGTACGGCTGGTCGTCGTCGTAGCCGGCAGGCCACTCGCCGGGCAATCCGTCCCGGTGCACGGCGTACTGCGCCAAGAGCAGGTCGAACACGGTGGTGACGAGGTGGCCGCCGACGCGGCGCGCCGGTACCCCGCGACGGATGACTCCGCCGCCTTCCGTGGGACCAACGTCAAAACGCGGCAAGGCGACGCGCACGGTCGTCTCATGCGAGCCGTAAAGGGTGAGCAGCGGATCGATGTTGCCGAGGTCGAGATTCCATCGTCCGCGACCGGATTCCGTCCACCGGAAGCCAAGGGAGCCGTTGGGGATTCGGGGATTGCCCTCGCGGTCGACAACGACGGTTTTGAATGCCGCCGCCTCGGAGGCGTCGCCGAGGTCGGAGGCGGTGAGAAATTTGCCGGGGAGATAGTCGTCACCGTGCGGACGGAGCGTCACCAGAAAGGGTGCGTCCGTGTAGGTCTTCACGTACTCCTCGAAGTATGGGACCCGGCGATCCCGGTAGAACTCCGACAGGATGACGTGACCCATCGCCATCGCGAGCGCACCGTCCGTCCCAGGGGCGGCAGCAAGCCAGTCATCGGCGAACTTCGTGTGGTCGGAGTAATCCGGGCTCACGACCACCACTTTCTGTCCGCGGTAACGCGCCTCGGTCATGAAATGCGCATCCGGCGTCCGGGTGATGGGCAGGTTGGTGCCCCAGATGATGAGGTATCCGGCATTCCACCAATCACCGGACTCCGGCACATCCGTCTGGTCGCCGAAGACCTGCGGCGAGGCGATCGGCATGTCCGCGTACCAGTCGTAGAAAGATAGAATTGTTCCGCCGATGAGGGAGAGAAAGCGGGTGCCCGCAGCGTACGAGACTTGGGACATCGCGGGAATCGGGGAGAATCCCACTATGCGGTCCGGGCCGTATTTCTCAATCGTGTGCACGTGGGCGGCAGCGATGATTTCTAAAACCTCAGCCCAATGCGCCCGGACGAAACCACCCTTTCCCCGGTAGCTCTTGTACCGCCGGGCGCGGGCTTCGTCCTCGACGATCGAGGCCCAGGCGTCGACCGGATCGGTGTGCCGTGCGCGGGCTTCCCGCCACAGCTCCAGCAACGGCCGCCGAATATAGGGATAGCGGACTCGCGACGGCGAATAGGTGTACCAAGAGAACGACGCCCCCCGTGGGCAGCCGCGTGGTTCGTACTCCGGAGAGTCCGGCCCGGTGGACGGGTAATCGGTTTGCTGTGTTTCCCACGTGATGATGCCGTCTTTGACGTACACCTTCCACGAGCATGACCCCGTGCAATTGACACCGTGGGTGGAGCGGACGACCTTGTCGTGGTGCCAGCGGTCGCGGTAGAAGCGCTCGGCCCGCCGGGGGTCCGCGCGGTGCAACTCGCGGAAATCCGCTGACGGCGTGCCGGGAAAGAGGGACTGCGCACTGCGCAGAAGTTTCTCCAGCGGTTCACCGTGGGGGAGGAGGGGGGCGAGGAGTTCCGAGGGTTGTCTGGATGCCTGATTCTCGCCGCTGGCCATGGCGTCTCCCATCGGATCGTTCCGGCCGCTCGCTTCATCGTAGCGGGGGTCGGCGTGTCAGGTGCCGCGTTTAACGGTTGGCGGCCGCAGCCGTGCTGTTCCTTGTCGCCGCGCGATTATCTGTTCCTGCAAGGCGCGGATCGGCGATCCGGGCAGGGAATCGCCGATCCGGCCGCCTCATGTCAGCGGTAGCGGTGGTA
Encoded proteins:
- the narH gene encoding nitrate reductase subunit beta, producing the protein MRVMAQMAMVMNLDKCIGCHTCTVTCKQVWTNRVGTEYVYFNNVETKPGIGYPKRYEDQEQWHGGWTLDRKGRLQLKSGSRLRRLLSIFYNPDLPTIDDYGEPWTYNYRHIIDAPLGTPNPSAHSISALTGKDVTVQWGANWEDDLAGAPERALADPNLAGLQERVRMEFEQVFMFYLPRICEHCLNPSCVASCPSGAMYKRAEDGIVLVDQDKCRGWRFCVSGCPYKKVYFNHRTGKAEKCTLCFPRIEAGQPTICAETCVGRLRYLGLILYDADRVLAAAATRDPKNLYEAQLGVFLDPEDPEVQAEAARQGIPDDWIEGARRSPTYALAVRHRVALPLHPEYRTLPMVWYIPPLSPVADVAHAAGYDPADPDAVFAAIDALRIPMEYLANLFTAGDTDVVRRVLRKLALMRAMMRAEQLGLPVNEEQIAETGATRTELHDLYRLLAIAKYDDRYVIPPAHAEDAGRLLSQHEQLFCSLDSDGGPGMGGLGPHGIRAFRPASRPGETPTSETFRDSAGRLRVNLLGWDGTHRRGLFPDAAVETGEHQ